In Patescibacteria group bacterium, the following are encoded in one genomic region:
- a CDS encoding DNA-directed RNA polymerase subunit beta, producing the protein MIQNQIGRKFLSKENFPFPNLIEIQLDSYNWFLKQGLGELFEEISPVIDFTGEKMELRFGDYFFEKPKFDEIFARENYLTYKAPLKVKLSLVNKETGEIKEQEVFLGDFPQMTNRGTFIINGVERVVVNQIIRSYGVLFVADEVNGRNLFGAKIIPQRGAWLELETNQKDVISVRIDQKRRLPITTFLRALGYGSDEELKKIFDAAGSDPDHDYFKATLEKDPSKNHQEAVLETYKRIRPGEMATYENAKSLFDSMFFDLKRYDLSKVGRYRLNQRLHQKIAISFENRVLKPEDVAEVTKEVVRLNLTPGSEPDDIDHLSNRRIRSVGELVQDRTRVGLVRLERIVKDRMSVVDPNLATPAMMINARPIIAILQEFFASSQLSQFMNQTNPLAELEHKRCLSAIGPGGLSRERAGFEARDVHSSHYGKICPVETPEGPNIGLVGYMASYARINEYGFIESPYKKIINLLPTKSSKIIGRLAFEKVTDPKTNQVIIEKNQPITQSIQKSLKKIQENIKVRPFISSHLEYLDAAEEEQCTIAPSPYADTEVVDEKNQLIESKMVVRKFGKPDIESIDKIDYIGISPEQIISISAALIPFLEHTDGVRASMGANMERQAVPLIQAASPIVGTGIEEICARDSGQLLIAQEAGTITEVDASKIVVKGSKEEKTYHLINYLRSNQGTCLHQRPAVTLNQKVEKGTVLADSMATDLGELALGQNVVVAYMPWEGANCDDAIVISSKLVEDDVYSSIHIEKYAIEVRDTKLGPEVVTRDIPNVSEETLRNLDEGGVVRIGAEIKAGDILVGKITPKGETELSAEERLLRAIFGEKAKDVRDTSLRLPHGERGKVVDVKIFSKEKGAELSAGVFQMIEVSVAQLRKVSIGDKLAGRYGNKGVISRILPQEDMPFLPDGTPVDVVLNPLGVISRMNIGQIFEAHLGRALQVLGYKIANPVFRSVDETMIRQELKKAGLSENGTTKLYDGRTGELFEHEVTVGAVYIMKLIHLVDDKMHARSIGPYSMVTQQPLGGKAQFGGQRFGEMEVWALEAYGAAYTLQEMLTIKSDDVTGRSKAYEAIIKGDPITQVSIPESFNVLVKELQSLGLSVELLKAGQNTQIKPKG; encoded by the coding sequence ATGATTCAGAATCAAATCGGCAGAAAGTTTTTGTCCAAAGAAAATTTTCCTTTTCCTAATTTGATTGAAATCCAGCTTGATTCGTATAATTGGTTCTTAAAACAAGGCTTGGGCGAACTTTTTGAAGAGATTTCTCCAGTCATTGACTTTACTGGTGAAAAAATGGAACTCAGATTTGGGGATTATTTTTTTGAAAAGCCTAAATTTGATGAAATCTTTGCTCGGGAAAATTATTTAACTTATAAAGCGCCTCTTAAAGTTAAATTATCACTGGTTAATAAAGAGACCGGCGAGATTAAAGAGCAAGAAGTCTTTTTGGGCGATTTTCCACAAATGACTAACCGAGGCACCTTTATTATCAACGGCGTGGAAAGAGTCGTCGTAAATCAAATTATTAGATCTTACGGGGTTTTATTCGTCGCCGATGAAGTTAACGGCCGAAATTTATTTGGCGCCAAAATTATTCCTCAACGCGGCGCCTGGCTAGAATTAGAAACCAATCAAAAAGATGTCATTTCTGTTCGAATCGATCAAAAAAGAAGATTGCCAATCACCACTTTTTTAAGAGCCTTGGGATATGGCTCAGATGAAGAACTCAAGAAAATTTTTGATGCTGCCGGTTCGGATCCTGACCATGATTATTTTAAAGCGACTCTTGAAAAAGATCCTTCCAAAAACCACCAAGAAGCAGTTTTAGAAACCTATAAAAGAATTCGACCGGGTGAAATGGCAACTTACGAAAATGCCAAATCTTTATTTGATAGCATGTTTTTTGATTTAAAAAGATACGATTTATCCAAAGTTGGCCGATATCGCCTCAACCAACGTTTACACCAAAAAATTGCCATCAGTTTTGAAAATCGAGTCCTAAAACCCGAGGATGTTGCCGAAGTTACCAAAGAGGTCGTGCGCTTAAATTTGACTCCGGGATCTGAACCAGATGACATTGACCATTTGTCAAATCGAAGAATTCGCTCGGTGGGTGAATTAGTTCAAGATCGCACCCGAGTCGGTTTAGTGAGACTAGAAAGAATTGTCAAGGACCGCATGAGTGTCGTTGATCCAAATTTAGCCACGCCGGCGATGATGATTAATGCTCGTCCGATTATTGCGATTTTGCAGGAATTTTTTGCCTCTTCGCAACTATCTCAATTTATGAACCAAACCAATCCTTTAGCTGAACTTGAGCACAAACGATGTTTGTCGGCGATTGGTCCGGGTGGCTTGTCTCGAGAAAGAGCTGGTTTTGAAGCCCGCGATGTTCATAGTTCTCACTATGGCAAAATCTGCCCAGTGGAAACTCCCGAAGGTCCAAACATTGGTTTGGTCGGTTATATGGCTTCATATGCTAGAATTAATGAATATGGTTTTATCGAAAGTCCCTATAAAAAAATTATAAATCTTTTACCCACAAAATCTTCCAAAATAATTGGCAGATTAGCTTTCGAGAAAGTCACGGATCCCAAGACTAATCAAGTGATTATTGAAAAAAATCAACCAATCACTCAATCTATTCAAAAATCTTTAAAGAAAATCCAAGAAAATATTAAAGTGCGACCATTTATTTCCAGCCATTTGGAATATTTGGATGCCGCCGAAGAAGAGCAATGCACTATTGCCCCTTCGCCTTATGCCGACACTGAAGTTGTTGATGAAAAAAATCAGTTAATTGAATCAAAAATGGTGGTTAGAAAATTTGGCAAACCCGACATTGAGTCAATTGATAAAATTGATTATATTGGTATTTCTCCAGAACAAATCATTTCTATTTCCGCCGCTCTAATCCCATTTTTGGAACATACTGATGGTGTGAGAGCTTCAATGGGTGCTAACATGGAACGTCAAGCCGTACCGTTGATTCAAGCCGCTTCACCAATTGTCGGGACTGGTATTGAAGAAATTTGTGCTAGAGATTCTGGCCAGCTTTTAATTGCCCAAGAAGCCGGTACCATCACCGAGGTAGATGCTTCTAAAATTGTGGTTAAGGGTTCTAAGGAAGAAAAAACTTATCATTTAATAAATTATTTACGTTCTAACCAAGGTACTTGTTTGCACCAACGACCAGCCGTCACCCTAAATCAAAAAGTGGAAAAAGGCACGGTTTTGGCAGATTCAATGGCAACTGATTTAGGAGAATTGGCTTTAGGTCAGAATGTGGTTGTCGCTTATATGCCATGGGAGGGTGCTAACTGTGATGACGCGATTGTCATTTCTTCAAAATTAGTTGAAGATGATGTTTATTCTTCAATTCATATCGAAAAATATGCGATTGAAGTTCGTGATACTAAATTGGGTCCAGAAGTGGTCACCCGCGATATCCCCAATGTTTCCGAAGAAACTTTACGCAACCTCGATGAAGGGGGGGTTGTTCGAATCGGCGCCGAAATTAAAGCTGGTGATATTTTAGTTGGAAAAATTACCCCCAAAGGCGAAACCGAACTTTCCGCTGAAGAAAGACTTTTAAGAGCGATTTTTGGTGAAAAAGCCAAAGACGTTCGCGATACCTCTTTGAGATTGCCGCATGGCGAAAGAGGCAAGGTTGTCGATGTAAAAATCTTTTCCAAAGAAAAAGGTGCCGAACTCTCCGCCGGTGTTTTTCAAATGATTGAAGTCTCCGTGGCCCAATTAAGAAAAGTCTCAATTGGTGATAAATTAGCCGGACGCTACGGCAACAAAGGTGTTATTTCTCGAATTTTACCACAAGAAGATATGCCCTTTTTACCTGATGGCACTCCAGTTGATGTGGTTTTAAATCCGTTGGGAGTAATTTCTCGAATGAACATTGGTCAGATTTTCGAAGCCCACTTGGGGCGGGCACTTCAGGTTTTAGGCTATAAAATTGCCAATCCGGTTTTTAGATCTGTTGACGAAACCATGATCCGCCAAGAACTTAAAAAAGCTGGTTTATCTGAAAATGGTACGACCAAACTATATGATGGCCGCACTGGTGAACTTTTTGAGCACGAAGTCACCGTGGGTGCCGTTTACATAATGAAATTAATCCATTTAGTCGATGATAAGATGCATGCTCGTTCCATTGGCCCATATTCGATGGTCACGCAGCAACCATTAGGCGGTAAAGCTCAATTCGGCGGTCAGCGTTTTGGAGAAATGGAAGTTTGGGCCCTCGAAGCCTATGGCGCCGCCTATACTTTGCAGGAAATGTTGACGATCAAATCTGATGACGTCACTGGTCGCAGCAAAGCCTACGAAGCCATTATCAAGGGCGATCCCATTACCCAAGTTTCTATTCCGGAATCATTTAATGTTTTAGTTAAAGAATTGCAGAGCTTGGGTTTATCAGTCGAATTATTAAAAGCCGGTCAAAATACTCAAATTAAACCTAAGGGGTAA
- a CDS encoding LysM peptidoglycan-binding domain-containing protein, whose product MSQIILHQLRPNQLVKRFVAKNKSTPKQIISPIPIQTFQINFANNFVTRHLGLFILAGIVFAANFISARGSKIITEEYYTDIALSESSAVSEEDLVALVSKIQKYTPQTVKAQKPTAIVQRIVLKNAIITDDSQFVASPAVIQTTYAQGNNAIQTATATQRAGITYYIVKGGDTLASIAQKFGISYITVKNANNLSGDTIQPGQKLTILPTDGIVHTVARGETLSEIVAAYKGNLQGTIKANNLGGSAAIFASQKLVIIGGTKPAPTRTKLASNRSGSGQVAGIVVRNQRGPNSFPFGWCTWYVASRRYVPWRGNAETWPYQASRYGYRTGYAPAVGAILATRESRWGHVAYVEAVHGGTITISEMNYVGWGRVNYRTVPTNYGIYIY is encoded by the coding sequence TTGTCTCAAATTATTTTACACCAGCTTAGACCAAATCAATTAGTCAAAAGATTTGTGGCAAAAAATAAATCAACGCCAAAGCAAATTATTAGCCCAATACCAATTCAAACTTTTCAAATTAATTTTGCTAACAATTTTGTGACTCGGCATTTAGGCCTTTTTATCTTAGCCGGCATAGTTTTTGCCGCCAATTTTATCAGCGCTCGGGGTTCAAAAATTATTACTGAAGAATATTACACTGACATTGCTTTGTCTGAATCTTCGGCAGTTTCTGAAGAAGATTTAGTCGCGCTAGTCTCAAAAATCCAAAAATATACTCCGCAAACCGTGAAAGCCCAAAAACCAACTGCCATTGTTCAAAGAATTGTCTTAAAAAATGCCATCATCACCGATGATAGTCAATTTGTGGCTAGCCCAGCCGTGATTCAAACCACATACGCGCAAGGCAATAACGCGATACAAACCGCGACAGCCACCCAAAGAGCTGGTATTACCTATTATATAGTCAAAGGTGGTGATACCTTAGCCTCAATTGCGCAAAAATTTGGAATTTCCTATATTACAGTTAAAAATGCCAATAATTTATCTGGCGATACGATTCAACCTGGACAAAAATTAACCATCTTACCTACAGATGGAATCGTACATACAGTGGCAAGGGGAGAAACCTTAAGCGAGATCGTTGCTGCCTACAAGGGAAATTTGCAAGGCACTATTAAAGCCAATAATTTAGGAGGATCTGCTGCCATCTTTGCCAGTCAAAAATTAGTTATTATTGGCGGCACTAAACCTGCTCCAACTCGAACTAAACTTGCCAGCAATCGTTCTGGGTCTGGTCAGGTTGCCGGTATTGTGGTTCGAAATCAACGTGGTCCGAATAGTTTTCCGTTCGGCTGGTGCACTTGGTATGTCGCTTCGAGAAGATACGTACCGTGGCGTGGCAATGCCGAAACTTGGCCCTATCAAGCTTCCAGATATGGTTATCGAACCGGCTATGCTCCCGCCGTGGGTGCAATTTTAGCCACTCGTGAAAGTAGGTGGGGCCATGTCGCTTATGTTGAGGCAGTCCATGGTGGCACGATCACAATTTCTGAAATGAATTATGTTGGTTGGGGTCGAGTAAATTATCGCACCGTCCCAACCAATTATGGCATTTATATTTATTAA
- a CDS encoding HEAT repeat domain-containing protein has product MEIDFSDFADPKNNNLEIKNPPQNVDGLVLQKKLRKSTFSKINDPNQKIELLRQSGQSGFLPLNKQLSELKNEEKNFHVRNEILLAQGQLAGDEVVDELINLLFSNIDLEIKKKIIAILASTRPNKEIIEALETILFWHLENELKLSALDALEKLHSQISIFSLEKLYLEDNNLQVKSKIIKLLAKIDPAEAAEFLEKQFNLQLEPEILNEYVDYFVQNEKYGQIKKLLEEFNNLPEIIQKNLIWSMAAARKNQYDLELIKFLLTQELVEEILFEAVLAFNSFKVDQSLPFLLKLLKGTNRSLQLQAILAISNLRNPKAIPHLRKRLKKELNPEIRDELKKTLHFLVIFS; this is encoded by the coding sequence ATGGAAATTGATTTTAGTGATTTTGCCGATCCTAAAAATAATAATCTTGAAATAAAAAATCCCCCTCAAAATGTTGATGGTTTGGTTTTGCAAAAAAAACTAAGAAAAAGTACCTTTTCGAAAATTAATGATCCGAACCAGAAAATCGAACTTTTACGCCAATCTGGACAATCTGGTTTTTTGCCCTTAAATAAACAATTATCTGAGCTCAAAAATGAAGAAAAAAATTTTCATGTTCGAAATGAAATCTTGCTCGCTCAAGGACAGTTAGCCGGGGACGAGGTGGTTGATGAATTAATTAATTTACTTTTTTCTAATATTGACCTTGAAATTAAAAAGAAAATTATCGCGATTTTAGCTTCAACGAGGCCGAATAAAGAAATTATTGAGGCTTTGGAAACTATTTTATTCTGGCATCTGGAAAACGAATTAAAATTATCAGCGCTTGATGCTTTAGAAAAATTGCATTCTCAAATTAGCATTTTTAGCCTCGAAAAATTATATTTAGAAGATAACAATTTGCAGGTTAAGTCTAAAATCATCAAATTATTAGCCAAGATTGATCCCGCGGAAGCTGCCGAATTCCTAGAAAAGCAATTTAATTTACAATTGGAGCCAGAAATTTTAAATGAATATGTAGATTATTTTGTCCAAAATGAGAAATATGGACAAATTAAAAAGCTTCTTGAAGAATTTAATAACTTACCAGAAATCATCCAAAAAAATCTAATTTGGTCAATGGCTGCGGCGAGAAAAAATCAATATGATTTAGAATTAATTAAATTTTTATTAACTCAAGAGCTGGTTGAAGAAATTTTATTTGAAGCAGTTTTAGCTTTTAATAGCTTTAAAGTTGATCAATCATTACCATTCTTGCTCAAACTTTTAAAGGGTACCAATCGATCTTTACAGCTCCAAGCAATTTTAGCAATTTCCAATTTGCGCAATCCAAAAGCCATCCCACATCTTCGAAAACGTCTTAAAAAAGAGCTTAATCCTGAAATTCGCGATGAGCTCAAAAAAACCCTCCATTTTTTGGTAATTTTCAGTTGA
- a CDS encoding CdaR family protein, with the protein MSSIKSFFTKNLSLKFLSLLLAISLWLFVVTVENRTDYFPGEINIETQNLAPNLAPVYDQDTVRVKISAPASVWKKLVLEDFVAFVDLGNLSLGTHQVPVKVTSSVPGVQIVELDPAEIRVRVETAVTAQLNVSSRLEGQLAAGYEVMETKLDPVKIEARGARDLIDSVSQATAVVNLAGQDRDIEQKVKLSAYDEYDKQVKNIIFSPEKVTIKISVAKSGGGKVVGIKPKFAGSVASGYWISNVSFEPASIRVTGNEDVVEKLEWIETQPINIAGLNQDKEFEITPALPKGAVMVEGETETIIVKVKVSLSAQTREIAAGFSYSGLGSGVTVQGMTPQNVIVMVSGPPGLLQNLSADNVVINLDLSGRSSGSHMIGIGKDSISVPNGVSIISYIPNNVVVNIK; encoded by the coding sequence ATGAGTTCAATCAAGTCGTTTTTTACCAAGAATTTATCACTCAAATTTTTAAGTTTGTTATTGGCAATTTCATTGTGGCTTTTTGTGGTGACCGTTGAAAATCGTACTGATTATTTTCCAGGTGAAATTAATATTGAAACTCAAAATTTAGCTCCAAATTTAGCGCCAGTTTATGATCAAGATACAGTTCGAGTGAAAATTTCTGCTCCCGCCTCGGTTTGGAAAAAATTAGTTTTGGAGGATTTTGTCGCTTTTGTGGATTTGGGGAATTTGAGTTTGGGAACTCACCAAGTGCCGGTCAAAGTGACGAGTTCTGTGCCTGGTGTGCAAATTGTCGAATTAGATCCAGCGGAAATTAGGGTGCGTGTTGAGACTGCCGTCACTGCCCAATTAAATGTATCTTCTCGGCTTGAAGGCCAATTAGCCGCAGGCTATGAAGTGATGGAAACCAAGCTTGATCCAGTCAAAATTGAAGCTCGAGGAGCCAGGGACCTCATTGACAGCGTTTCCCAGGCAACGGCAGTTGTAAATTTAGCCGGACAGGATCGAGATATTGAACAAAAGGTAAAATTGTCAGCCTATGATGAATATGATAAACAAGTGAAAAATATCATCTTTTCACCCGAGAAAGTAACCATAAAAATTAGTGTGGCAAAATCTGGTGGCGGTAAAGTCGTCGGAATTAAGCCAAAATTTGCAGGATCGGTTGCATCTGGGTATTGGATTTCTAATGTTAGTTTTGAGCCAGCCTCTATTCGCGTCACCGGAAATGAGGATGTGGTCGAAAAATTAGAATGGATCGAAACACAACCGATTAATATCGCCGGTTTAAATCAAGACAAAGAATTTGAAATTACCCCGGCCTTACCCAAGGGTGCGGTCATGGTTGAAGGAGAAACCGAAACAATTATTGTCAAAGTTAAAGTTTCGCTTTCTGCTCAAACTCGCGAGATTGCCGCCGGATTTTCTTATTCTGGTTTAGGTTCAGGGGTAACTGTTCAGGGTATGACGCCACAAAATGTGATCGTGATGGTTTCGGGTCCTCCAGGATTATTGCAAAATCTGTCAGCCGATAATGTCGTGATCAATTTGGATTTGTCTGGACGTTCTTCTGGAAGCCATATGATTGGTATTGGTAAAGACTCAATTTCAGTTCCCAACGGTGTTTCAATTATTAGTTATATTCCTAACAATGTCGTGGTAAATATTAAATAA
- the cdaA gene encoding diadenylate cyclase CdaA — MLQNLGDTLTELSKNLLFSLTQWSSRIFATTHIEGNYWIILDILVTAFIIYWFLSKIMESKAVRVLYGIIIIILLLIVGHLLNLATLNWLLKYLGVILVVAIPIIFQPEIRAALDKLGRAGFANNHKFTRQTLSEILTAVQTIQQRHLGAVIALERKIPLSEYNKSGHTLNADVSQELILSIFTPPSPLHDGAVLISGNKLIAAGCVLPVSEEKEQWGARHRAARTLSRHTDALVIVISEERGVISVAFEGELESSLTMTDIKQIIEKLFHLN; from the coding sequence TTGCTCCAAAATCTTGGAGATACCTTAACTGAACTCTCAAAAAACTTATTGTTTAGCCTAACCCAATGGTCGTCTCGAATTTTTGCCACCACCCACATTGAGGGTAATTATTGGATTATTTTAGATATTTTAGTGACAGCTTTCATAATTTACTGGTTCTTGTCCAAAATTATGGAATCTAAAGCGGTGCGAGTTTTATATGGGATTATCATTATTATTTTATTACTAATTGTTGGCCATTTATTAAATTTAGCCACCTTAAACTGGCTTTTAAAATACTTAGGAGTAATTTTAGTGGTGGCAATTCCCATTATTTTTCAGCCCGAAATTAGAGCCGCCCTCGACAAACTCGGTCGCGCTGGTTTTGCGAATAATCATAAATTTACTCGCCAAACTCTATCGGAAATTTTAACCGCCGTACAAACCATTCAGCAACGTCATTTAGGAGCTGTCATCGCCTTAGAACGAAAAATACCTCTTTCAGAATATAACAAATCAGGTCATACCTTAAACGCTGATGTTTCGCAGGAATTAATTTTAAGTATTTTTACGCCACCTTCGCCTCTACACGATGGGGCAGTTTTAATATCTGGCAATAAATTAATAGCCGCTGGCTGCGTTTTGCCGGTTTCCGAGGAAAAAGAGCAATGGGGCGCCAGGCATCGTGCGGCCCGCACCCTTTCCCGACATACCGACGCTTTAGTAATTGTGATTAGTGAAGAAAGAGGGGTAATTTCGGTGGCCTTCGAAGGCGAGTTAGAATCAAGTTTAACCATGACTGACATTAAACAAATTATTGAAAAATTATTTCATTTAAATTAA
- the infB gene encoding translation initiation factor IF-2 yields the protein MKIADLAKKLDFTPKELREKISVFGYEVGKKSRTIKDKIAEEVIDKINKEKEFLEKSEAASIKDIAPRDEKKSPKTNLKTKTVVLPPIVTVKDFSTRLNLPVTEVIKELVKNGVMATINENIDFETAAIIAEDLGYSVKPAEEEKIEVKEKVSAKDLQTRPPVVTIIGHIDHGKTSLLDYIRKTNIVGGESGGITQHIGAYQIEIKKEGKKRLITFLDTPGHEAFVAMREHGTKLCDMAILVVAADEGVMPQTIEAVNHTKAAGVPIIVAINKADKPEADIERVKKQLAKINLTPEEWGGATIMIPVSAKTGKGVSGLLEMILLSTDLEGLKTSYSGTAKGVVIESHLDPQKGSTASILIQKGILKVRDIVVSGDRISKIRSMENFLGQKIREAKPSDPVRVYGFSAVPDFGEEMTAFETEKTAKEYLLELDKRRSYKGMIAQMANTVSSQKPGVQKLNVIIKADVAGSLKAVLDAVKKIKNDQGEVFVIMAGVGAVSESDVMSADASGAAILAFRALISPAAKELAQEKRIKIASFSIIYELIDEAKKMLAKLIGPIRTRKEIGTAKILAVFKHGKGEKIIGANITEGKLVNGAEVEVFRGEDQVGIGKIDSLKIKQEDVREIEKNNECGIGLEANFEMLVGDKIKAFEIEEKMPEIK from the coding sequence ATGAAGATTGCTGATTTAGCCAAAAAATTAGATTTTACCCCCAAAGAACTTAGAGAGAAAATCTCGGTTTTTGGCTATGAAGTTGGCAAAAAATCACGCACCATAAAAGATAAAATTGCCGAAGAAGTCATTGATAAAATCAATAAAGAAAAAGAATTTTTAGAAAAATCAGAAGCGGCCAGCATTAAAGATATTGCACCTCGAGATGAAAAAAAGTCTCCCAAAACTAACCTAAAAACAAAAACCGTTGTTTTGCCACCCATCGTCACCGTGAAAGATTTTTCAACCCGACTTAATTTACCAGTCACTGAGGTAATTAAAGAATTAGTCAAAAATGGCGTCATGGCTACTATTAACGAAAATATTGATTTTGAAACTGCCGCGATTATTGCCGAAGATTTAGGTTACAGCGTTAAGCCGGCTGAGGAAGAAAAAATTGAGGTTAAAGAAAAAGTTTCCGCCAAAGACCTGCAAACCAGACCACCAGTTGTCACTATTATTGGTCATATTGACCATGGCAAAACATCTTTATTAGATTATATTCGAAAAACAAATATTGTTGGTGGTGAATCTGGGGGAATTACTCAGCATATCGGCGCATATCAAATTGAAATTAAAAAAGAGGGCAAAAAGCGCTTGATTACTTTTTTAGACACACCCGGCCATGAAGCTTTTGTAGCGATGCGTGAACATGGCACCAAGCTTTGTGATATGGCAATTTTAGTGGTGGCTGCCGACGAAGGGGTGATGCCGCAAACCATCGAAGCGGTTAATCACACCAAAGCCGCCGGCGTGCCGATTATTGTGGCTATTAATAAAGCTGATAAACCCGAAGCAGACATTGAAAGAGTTAAAAAGCAATTAGCCAAAATAAATCTTACTCCAGAGGAATGGGGTGGTGCCACGATTATGATTCCAGTTTCCGCCAAGACCGGTAAAGGCGTATCAGGTTTGCTGGAAATGATTTTGCTTTCCACGGATTTAGAGGGTTTAAAAACCAGTTATTCCGGAACCGCTAAAGGCGTGGTGATTGAATCACATTTAGATCCGCAAAAAGGTTCCACTGCTTCCATATTAATTCAAAAAGGAATTTTAAAAGTTAGAGATATTGTAGTTTCCGGGGATAGAATTAGTAAAATTCGAAGCATGGAAAACTTTTTAGGCCAAAAAATTCGCGAAGCGAAGCCTTCTGATCCAGTTCGAGTTTATGGCTTTAGCGCCGTGCCAGATTTTGGCGAAGAAATGACCGCTTTTGAGACCGAAAAAACCGCCAAAGAATATCTTTTGGAATTAGACAAGCGTCGGTCGTATAAGGGGATGATTGCCCAAATGGCAAACACAGTTTCGAGTCAAAAACCGGGCGTGCAAAAATTAAATGTTATTATCAAGGCTGATGTGGCCGGTTCCCTAAAAGCAGTTTTAGACGCGGTGAAAAAAATTAAAAATGATCAAGGCGAAGTTTTTGTCATCATGGCTGGGGTTGGCGCCGTTTCCGAATCAGATGTGATGTCTGCTGATGCTTCTGGCGCGGCTATTTTAGCCTTTCGTGCTTTAATCTCGCCAGCTGCCAAAGAATTAGCACAAGAAAAAAGAATTAAAATTGCTTCCTTTTCCATAATTTATGAACTTATTGATGAAGCTAAAAAAATGTTAGCCAAATTAATCGGTCCAATTCGAACTCGCAAAGAAATTGGCACTGCTAAAATTTTAGCCGTTTTCAAACATGGCAAAGGCGAGAAAATTATCGGTGCCAATATTACTGAGGGGAAATTAGTTAATGGCGCCGAAGTCGAGGTTTTTCGAGGTGAAGATCAAGTTGGTATCGGTAAAATTGATTCCTTGAAAATAAAACAAGAAGACGTGCGAGAGATAGAAAAAAATAATGAGTGCGGAATTGGTTTAGAGGCAAATTTTGAAATGCTGGTTGGCGATAAGATCAAGGCTTTCGAAATCGAAGAAAAAATGCCCGAAATTAAATAG